The stretch of DNA AGATCGGCCTGGATGCCAATAACAACAACGTCCTGGATGGTTCGGAAATCTCCCAGACCTTTTTCGTCTGCAATGGCGCCACAGGACCTCAAGGACCTGCAGGGCCTGCCGGCAATGACGGGGTCGGCATTACCAGCACCGTAGACAACGGCAACGGTACTTTTACACTTTATTTCTCCGATGGCTCCTCCTTCACCACCTCCAACCTCACCGGTCCTCCCGGACCGCAAGGACCTCAGGGACCTGCAGGGCCGCAAGGACCTCAGGGAGCTCAAGGGCCTGCTGGTCCACAGGGGCCTCAAGGACCAGGTGGACTCAAAAGCCTCATAACCTCTACCAATGAACCGGCCGGTGCCAACTGCGCCAACGGTGGCAGAAGAATCCAGATCGGCCTGGATGCCAATAACAACAACGTCCTGGATGGTTCGGAAATCTCCCAGACCTTTTTCGTCTGCAATGGCGCCACAGGACCTCAGGGACCTGCAGGGCCGCAAGGGCCTGCCGGTCCGCAAGGTCCACAGGGGCCTCAAGGACCAGGTGGACTCAAAAGCCTCATAACCTCTACCAATGAACCGGCCGGTGCCAACTGCGCCAACGGTGGCAGAAGAATCCAGATCGGCCTGGATGCCAATAACAACAACGTCCTGGATGGTTCGGAAATCTCCCAGACCTTTTTCGTCTGCAATGGCGCCACAGGACCTCAGGGACCTGCAGGGCCACAAGGGCCTGCCGGCAATGACGGGGTCGGCATTACCAGCACCGTAGACAACGGCAACGGTACCTTTACACTTTATTTCTCCGATGGCTCCTCCTTTACCACCTCCAACCTCACCGGTCCTCCCGGACCGCAAGGACCTCAGGGAGCTCAAGGGCCTGCCGGACCTGCTGGACCGCAAGGACCAAGTGGACTCAAAAGCCTCATAACCTCTACCAATGAACCGGCCGGTGCCAACTGCGCCAACGGTGGCAGAAGAATCCAGATCGGCCTGGATGCTAATAACAACAACGTCCTGGATGGTTCGGAAATCTCCCAGACCTTTTTCGTCTGCAATGGTGCAACAGGACCTCAGGGACCTGCAGGGCCGCAAGGGCCTGCCGGTCCGCAAGGTCCACAGGGGCCTCAAGGACCAGGTGGACTCAAAAGCCTCATGACCTCTACCAATGAACCGGCCGGTGCCAACTGCGCCAACGGTGGCAGAAGAATCCAGATCGGCCTGGATGCTAATAACAACAACGTCCTGGATGGTTCGGAAATCTCCCAGACCTTTTTCGTCTGCAATGGCGCCACAGGACCTCAGGGACCTGCAGGGCCACAAGGGCCTGCCGGCAATGACGGGGTCGGCATTACCAGCACCGTAGACAACGGCAACGGTACCTTTACACTTTATTTCTCCGATGGCTCCTCCTTCACCACCTCCAACCTCACCGGTCCTCCCGGACCGCAAGGACCTCAGGGAGCTCAAGGGCCTGCTGGTCCACAGGGGCCTCAAGGACCAGGTGGACTCAAAAGCCTCATGACCTCTACCAATGAACCGGCCGGTGCCAACTGCGCCAACGGTGGCAGAAGAATCCAGATCGGCCTGGATGCTAATAACAACAACGTCCTGGATGGTTCGGAAATCTCCCAGACCTTTTTCGTCTGCAATGGTGCCACAGGACCTCAGGGACCTGCTGGTCCGCAGGGGCCTCAAGGACCAGGTGGACTCAAAAGCCTCATGACCTCTACCAATGAACCGGCCGGTGCCAACTGCGCCAACGGTGGCAGAAGGATCCAGATCGGTCTGGATGCTAATAACAACAACGTCCTGGATGGTTCGGAAATCTCCCAGACCTTTTTCGTCTGCAATGGTCTGGACGGTGCGGGAGCATCTGATGACCAGACTTTATCCTTTGATCCCGCAACCAATATATTATCTATTTCTGATGGCAACAGCGTGGACCTGAGCACGCTGGAATATTGGCGTGCTGCGGGGGCGAATATTTACAACACCAACACCGGAAACGTGGGAATCGGCATTTTCAATCCGATTACCAGACTGCACGTGGGCGGGATAGCCTCAGCCGCTTTTAGTCCTGTTGCTTCATCCCAACCTCCTCCGGCTGCAGGAAGTATCATCTATGCAGTGAACAACGCAAGCACTTCCAACTCTTCTTATGCAATATATGGTGAAAGTCGTTCAACGGATTTTGGATCGGCAGGAGTAGTAGGCGTTAGCACGGTAGATAGTCCGCATGAAATCGGAGTGCTGGGAGACTATTCCCTATGGGGGGCTGCTCTGCACGGTGTAGGTTGGAATGGAGACTGGATGGTGCCCAACCGGGATTATGGTATTTGGGGATCTGTAAATTTTGGAACGGGGGTTGGTGTATATGGAAAAAACAATAATACCAATAACGGAGCTTATGCCGTATATGCTGAAGGGAACTTTGCCAATACAGGCACTAAATCTGCATCTGTTCCCACGTCATTGGGCAATCAGTTGGTTTACGCACTTGAAAGCCCTGAAATATGGTTTGAAGATTTCGGCATCGGACAATTGAAAAACGGTGAAGCTTACGTGCAGCTGGATAGGTTATTTTTGGAAATCGTGGTTATAGATGCGCAACATCCCATGCACGTATTTGTACAGGAGCACGGAGAAACAAACGGGTTATATGTTATACCCGGGACTACCGGATTTAAGGTGAAAGAAAAAAACAACGGCACATCCAATTGCACTTTTTCTTACCGGATAGTAGCCAAGCGGGTAAACTATCAAGACCACCGGTTTGGTTTGGATCCAACATTCGGCTTTGAGGATACGCGCGGGCAATTTAAATATGTCCCCCCCTTCCCTATAGACCCGCAGATCATGCAACAGCGTATCGAGGAAATGCACAAAGCAAAAGAGGAAGAATATCGCAGACAAAAAGAGGCAAAACACTAATCTGTCTGTTACCTATTCTGAGTGCCACAAACTGCGAGCGCTATGGCAGGTGTAAAGCAGGGTTCTTTTCTTGCCGCGGAAATTTGCATTCTGCCCGATATGCCGTGCAGTAATTTAGAATTTCGCTTATAGTTGTTTAAACAGATGGAGGAGTTTTACTCATGTACGGACATACACAGGATAAAACAAAGTACATAATAGGTTGACAAGCCCCGCATAAAGTACCCGCATAAAGTAAGAGACGACAGTACCGGCATCCATTTCAAAAGAGTATTTCCGTTCTGCACAAGTCAGCCCAAAGAAATTACCACTTTCCGGCTTTAGGCAATGTGTGCAAATCGTTACATTTACAACCCCAACACCTTGGAGCCATGCTGGATCCTTTAACTCTTCAGAAATTAGAAAAACTGGGCAGCATACAACATTTCCACACCGGAGAAACTATTCTGGCAGAAAACACTTACATCCGCTCTATCCCCATGGTTATCAGAGGAACCCTCCGTGTTATGCGCACGGATGAGGAAGGCCGCGAAATTCTGCTGTATTATGTCAGAGAAGGAGAAAGCTGTATTATGTCTGTATTGGGCAGTTTAACCCATGACATGAGCAAAATTAAAGCTATTGCTGAAGAAGACACGGATATATTACTGATACCGGTAAGTAAGGCAAATGAACTAATTAAAACAGATCCCCGCTGGATAGATTACGTATTCAGGCTCTATTACAAGAGGTTTGAAGAGCTACTGGATCTGGTTAACAGCATTGCCTTTCAGAAACTGGACCAGCGTATTCTGGATCTTCTCCGGAAAAAATCACAACTCAGCGGATCACCGGAAATTCAAATTACCCATCAGCAACTAGCCGATGAGCTGGGTTCCTCGCGGGAAGTCATCTCCAGGCTTTTAAAACATATGGAAAATAAAAAGATCATTCGGCTTTCAAGAAATCGCATCCTTCTGCGTGACAAAAGTCACCAACATTGAGTTCCTGTATTTGTATGTTGGAACAAAAATTTTTTACCATGAAAATCAACATGGGTTCTGCTGACCGCATTATCAGAATAATAGTGGCAGCCATTCTTGCTTCGCTGTATTTTATGGGAGTAATTAAAGGTACTGTAGCTATCATACTTTTGATAGTGTCGGTAATATTTGTGATCACAAGCTTTGTGGGATTCTGCCCGCTTTACTTCCCCTTTGGAATCAGCACACGCAAAGAAAAGAATCGTACATAAGGATGGAGCATTATTATCATGTCCATGTAAAGTGGGAGCAGGAAAGAAAAGGCCTCATGTGTTCACCTGAGCTGGAGCAACATGCGGGAAAGTGTATTGAGGTTGCAACCCCTCCTGAATTTCCTAAAGGCATACCGGGCATATGGTCACCGGAGCATTTATTTGTGGCTTCAGTGAGCAGTTGTTTTATGACAACTTTTCTGGCCATTGCGGAAAATTCAAAACTGGAGTTCTTTTCCTTTGAATGTCCTGCAAAAGGCAAGTTAGCCCAGCAAGACGGCAAGTATATGATAACAGAAGTGCTCTTGGAGCCCCGTGTAACCATACTGCACGAAAAGGACTATGAGCGCACGCAAAGGATTCTTCAAAAAACCGAATCCGCCTGCCTGATTACCCATTCTATCAAGTCACGGGTAATAACTCGGTCAACGATACAGGTAGCCACTGAAGCCCAATAGGAGTAGCGGTTATTTCCGGGATTTAGCTTATTTTGGAAGAGTTATGCTTCGCTGTTTTTTTTTCATAGCGGCATTTCTCTTCTTTAGCACAAGTATGACACATGCCCAGCCCGGACGCTACC from Chitinophagales bacterium encodes:
- a CDS encoding membrane protein translates to MKINMGSADRIIRIIVAAILASLYFMGVIKGTVAIILLIVSVIFVITSFVGFCPLYFPFGISTRKEKNRT
- a CDS encoding Crp/Fnr family transcriptional regulator translates to MLDPLTLQKLEKLGSIQHFHTGETILAENTYIRSIPMVIRGTLRVMRTDEEGREILLYYVREGESCIMSVLGSLTHDMSKIKAIAEEDTDILLIPVSKANELIKTDPRWIDYVFRLYYKRFEELLDLVNSIAFQKLDQRILDLLRKKSQLSGSPEIQITHQQLADELGSSREVISRLLKHMENKKIIRLSRNRILLRDKSHQH